A stretch of Corallococcus silvisoli DNA encodes these proteins:
- a CDS encoding dihydrofolate reductase encodes MSPRVCAIAALAANGTIGQGNALPWRLPQDLARFKRLTMGHTLLMGRKTYDSIGRPLPGRATVVLTRQRDWAAPPGVQVVHSVDEALARAKDDREVFIAGGADLYAQTQDLWQRLYLTRIARDVPGDAFFPPMDLSPWRLVEEEAHPEGDLPFTFLTYERQG; translated from the coding sequence ATGAGCCCCCGCGTCTGCGCCATCGCGGCCCTGGCGGCGAACGGCACCATCGGCCAGGGCAACGCCCTGCCCTGGCGCCTGCCGCAGGACCTGGCGCGCTTCAAGCGCCTGACGATGGGCCACACCCTGCTCATGGGCCGCAAGACCTACGACTCCATCGGGCGGCCCCTGCCCGGCCGCGCCACCGTGGTCCTCACCCGCCAGCGCGACTGGGCCGCCCCGCCCGGCGTCCAGGTGGTCCACTCCGTGGACGAGGCGCTGGCCCGGGCGAAGGACGACCGCGAGGTCTTCATCGCCGGCGGCGCGGACCTCTACGCCCAGACCCAGGACCTGTGGCAGCGGCTCTACCTCACCCGCATCGCGCGCGACGTCCCGGGCGACGCCTTCTTCCCCCCCATGGACCTGTCCCCGTGGAGGCTGGTGGAGGAGGAAGCCCACCCGGAGGGCGACCTGCCCTTCACCTTCCTCACCTACGAGCGTCAGGGCTAG
- a CDS encoding thymidylate synthase, with protein MQPYLSLMEHVLEHGTRKGDRTGTGTLSLFGHQLRFDLAQGFPLVTTKKLHVKSILHELLWMLRGDSNVRSLQEVGVSIWDEWAREDGSLGPVYGHQWRSWNTPDGGHVDQMRQLVEGLKKNPDSRRHLVSAWNVADLPDMKLPPCHVMFQFYVADGRLSCQLYQRSADIFLGLPFNIASYALLTMMVAQATGLVAHEFIHTLGDAHLYLNHVEQAREQLQRAPRPLPRMRLNPDVKDLFAFRYEDFTLEGYDPHPAIKAPVAV; from the coding sequence ATGCAGCCATACCTGAGTCTGATGGAGCACGTCCTGGAACATGGGACGCGCAAGGGCGACCGGACCGGCACCGGCACGTTGAGCCTCTTCGGCCACCAGCTCCGCTTCGACCTCGCCCAGGGCTTCCCGCTGGTGACGACGAAGAAGCTCCACGTGAAGTCCATCCTCCATGAGCTCCTGTGGATGCTCCGGGGGGACTCGAACGTGCGCTCGCTCCAGGAGGTGGGCGTCAGCATCTGGGACGAGTGGGCCCGCGAGGACGGCTCCCTGGGCCCGGTCTACGGCCACCAGTGGCGCTCCTGGAACACGCCGGACGGCGGCCACGTGGACCAGATGCGGCAGCTGGTGGAGGGGCTCAAGAAGAACCCGGACTCGCGCCGCCACCTGGTGAGCGCGTGGAACGTGGCGGACCTGCCGGACATGAAGCTGCCGCCCTGCCACGTGATGTTCCAGTTCTACGTGGCCGACGGGCGCCTCTCCTGTCAGCTGTACCAGCGCAGCGCGGACATCTTCCTGGGGCTGCCCTTCAACATCGCGTCGTACGCGCTGCTCACGATGATGGTGGCGCAGGCCACCGGCCTCGTCGCGCACGAGTTCATCCACACGCTGGGCGACGCGCACCTGTACCTGAACCACGTGGAGCAGGCGCGCGAGCAGCTCCAGCGCGCCCCCCGCCCCCTGCCGCGCATGCGCCTGAACCCGGACGTGAAGGACCTGTTCGCCTTCCGCTACGAGGACTTCACGCTGGAGGGCTACGACCCGCACCCCGCCATCAAGGCGCCCGTGGCCGTATGA
- a CDS encoding cob(I)yrinic acid a,c-diamide adenosyltransferase: MKIYTKTGDAGETGLFGGGRVAKDDLLVDAYGEVDELNATLGLARTFPLPADLEHFLQRIQDQLFTVGAVLATPPHTKAAAHIPELRPEWVEEMERHIDRYEEELPKMTHFILPGGAPAAAALHLSRTVCRRAERRVVTLLREDKAPPSVAMYLNRLSDLLFVVARLVNFRAGLPDVKWIPEKPSK, from the coding sequence ATGAAGATCTATACGAAGACCGGCGATGCGGGAGAGACGGGCCTCTTTGGCGGCGGTCGCGTGGCCAAGGACGACCTGCTGGTGGACGCGTACGGCGAGGTGGACGAGCTCAACGCCACGCTGGGGCTGGCCCGGACCTTCCCGCTGCCCGCGGACCTGGAGCACTTCCTCCAGCGCATCCAGGACCAGCTCTTCACGGTGGGTGCGGTGCTGGCCACGCCGCCGCACACCAAGGCCGCGGCCCACATCCCGGAGCTGCGGCCGGAGTGGGTGGAGGAGATGGAGCGTCACATCGACCGGTACGAGGAGGAGCTGCCGAAGATGACGCACTTCATCCTCCCGGGCGGCGCGCCCGCGGCGGCGGCCCTGCACCTGTCGCGCACGGTGTGCCGCCGCGCCGAGCGCCGGGTGGTGACGCTCCTGCGTGAAGACAAGGCGCCGCCCTCGGTGGCCATGTACCTGAACCGCCTGTCGGACCTGCTCTTCGTCGTCGCACGGTTGGTGAACTTCCGCGCCGGTCTGCCGGACGTGAAGTGGATCCCCGAGAAGCCCTCGAAGTAG
- the queG gene encoding tRNA epoxyqueuosine(34) reductase QueG codes for MFSTQLPTARLRELAQQVGFDLIGFARAEPIPPSSLLSWLEAGYDADMDWMGSRAEERLDVSVLLPGARTVLSFANNYWRDDAPSQGSPIARYARGRDYHSTLRDRMKAFRKTLNAWYPGLGSYGGVDSGPMMEKVWAARGGLGYVGKNGCLITPTHGSWVLLATLILDAEVDAYAEGPVADRCGSCRRCLMACPTGALVGHRQVDARACLSYQTIENREREVPEAFRWKFDNIIFGCDICQQVCPLNRKPVFAEDARFTPRAVASLGTLELAALTPEQYQELIPGTALARARYDGLRRNAVYALGVARQAHARPLLEKLSDDGSELVRSAARWALLQMES; via the coding sequence GTGTTCTCCACCCAGCTCCCCACCGCCCGGCTCCGGGAACTCGCCCAGCAGGTGGGCTTCGACCTCATCGGCTTCGCGCGCGCGGAGCCCATCCCCCCGTCGTCGCTGCTGTCGTGGCTGGAGGCCGGCTACGACGCGGACATGGACTGGATGGGGTCGCGCGCGGAGGAGCGGCTCGACGTGTCGGTGCTCCTGCCGGGCGCGCGCACGGTGCTGTCGTTCGCGAACAACTACTGGCGGGACGACGCGCCGTCGCAGGGCTCGCCCATCGCCCGGTACGCGCGGGGCCGCGACTACCACTCCACGCTGCGCGACCGGATGAAGGCGTTCCGCAAGACGCTCAATGCCTGGTACCCGGGGCTGGGCTCCTACGGCGGCGTGGACAGCGGGCCCATGATGGAGAAGGTCTGGGCCGCGCGCGGGGGCCTGGGCTACGTGGGCAAGAACGGGTGCCTCATCACGCCGACGCACGGCTCCTGGGTGCTGCTGGCCACGCTCATCCTGGACGCGGAGGTGGACGCGTACGCGGAGGGCCCGGTGGCGGACCGCTGTGGCTCCTGCCGGCGCTGCCTCATGGCCTGTCCCACGGGCGCGCTGGTGGGCCACCGGCAGGTGGATGCGCGCGCGTGCCTGTCGTACCAGACCATCGAGAACCGCGAGCGCGAGGTGCCGGAGGCGTTCCGGTGGAAGTTCGACAACATCATCTTCGGCTGCGACATCTGCCAGCAGGTGTGCCCGCTCAACCGCAAGCCGGTGTTCGCGGAGGACGCGCGCTTCACGCCCCGCGCCGTGGCGTCGCTGGGCACGCTGGAGCTGGCGGCGCTGACCCCCGAGCAGTACCAGGAGCTGATTCCCGGCACGGCGCTGGCCCGCGCGCGGTACGACGGCTTGAGGCGCAACGCGGTGTATGCACTGGGGGTCGCACGGCAGGCGCACGCCCGGCCGTTGCTCGAAAAACTCAGCGACGACGGCAGCGAACTGGTACGCAGCGCCGCACGATGGGCGCTTCTCCAGATGGAGTCGTGA
- a CDS encoding DMT family transporter, which yields MGASPDGVVTPASVTPPLGRVYAALGAQVLISSGTYLAAKRAMTELSPFTVVLWRFLVCGAAFVALLALIPGPRVPPRGAWKRVALLGLMGGPVNQTLFFSGLSRSTASHAALFYALTPLGVYVASLVLGRERASSRTTAGILTALMGVVVLLLGRGLASARGTLEGDLLILAAVVAWVVYTTEGRPLATEHGPLRATAWTMTVATLLQLPLIPFVLEPGQVWAASAAAKGSIVYLGLMTSVVAYLLWSYALSKVPASRVAIFSNLQPAVTALVAWLFLDEALHWELALGGALVLVGVRLTQTAPMKPSPVVVPAR from the coding sequence ATGGGCGCTTCTCCAGATGGAGTCGTGACACCGGCCAGCGTGACGCCGCCGCTCGGGCGGGTGTACGCGGCGCTGGGGGCGCAGGTGCTGATCAGCTCGGGCACGTACCTGGCCGCCAAGCGGGCGATGACGGAGCTGTCGCCGTTCACGGTGGTGCTGTGGCGCTTCCTGGTGTGTGGCGCCGCGTTCGTGGCGCTGCTCGCGCTGATTCCGGGGCCCCGGGTGCCGCCGCGCGGCGCCTGGAAGCGCGTGGCGCTGCTGGGGTTGATGGGCGGGCCGGTGAACCAGACGCTGTTCTTCTCCGGCCTCTCGCGCTCCACGGCGTCGCACGCGGCGCTCTTCTACGCGCTCACGCCGCTGGGCGTGTACGTGGCCAGCCTGGTGCTGGGGCGGGAGCGGGCGTCGTCGAGGACGACGGCGGGCATCCTCACCGCGCTCATGGGCGTGGTGGTGCTGCTGTTGGGGCGGGGGCTCGCGAGCGCGCGCGGCACGCTCGAAGGCGACCTGCTCATCCTGGCGGCGGTGGTGGCGTGGGTCGTCTACACGACGGAGGGGCGGCCCCTGGCGACCGAGCACGGGCCGCTGCGGGCGACGGCGTGGACGATGACGGTGGCCACGCTGCTCCAGCTTCCGCTCATCCCGTTCGTGCTCGAGCCCGGGCAGGTGTGGGCGGCGAGCGCGGCGGCGAAGGGCTCCATCGTGTACCTGGGCCTGATGACGTCGGTGGTGGCGTACCTGCTCTGGTCCTACGCGCTGTCGAAGGTGCCCGCGTCGCGCGTGGCCATCTTCTCCAACCTCCAGCCGGCGGTGACGGCGCTGGTGGCGTGGCTCTTCCTGGACGAAGCGCTGCACTGGGAGCTCGCGCTGGGCGGCGCGTTGGTGCTGGTGGGCGTGCGGCTGACGCAGACCGCGCCGATGAAGCCCTCGCCGGTGGTGGTGCCCGCGCGCTGA